Below is a window of Clavibacter michiganensis subsp. tessellarius DNA.
GCCCGTGCCCGCGAGCGCCCCGAGGAGCACGAGGACCGACCCGAGCGCGCAGGTGGCGAGGCCGATGGTGAAGAGGCGATCCTCGTCGAATCGCCCGATGAGGCGACGGAAGACGAGCGTCGACGCGATCATGCAGGACGCGTTCGACGCGAACACCAGCGTGTAGAGGCCCTCGCCGAAGCCGTACTGCTCCTGGAACACGAAGGACGAGGTCGCGATGTAGGAGAAGAACCCGATGGTCGCGGTGCAGCCGGTGACGAGGTACCAGCGGAAGCGGGGGATCCGCAGCAGCTCCGCCATGCGGCCGAGGACGGCGCGGGGCGACGTGCCGCCGGCGCCGGTGCGGACGAGCGTCTCGGGCAGCAGGCGCGCGGCGGCGAGCGTGAGGGCGAGGCCGAGCGCGGCCAGCACGAGGAACGCGGCGCGCCAGGACGACAACGACAGCACGAGGCCGCCGACGAGCGGGGCGACGACCGGGCCCACCGAGTTGACGACCGCGAGCGTCGCGAAGAGGCGGCTGCGGAGGGTGCCGGTCGAGGCGTCGCCGACCATGGCGCGGGCCGAGACCGCGGCGGCGGCACCGCCCAGGCCCTGTACGACGCGGGCGAGGATCAGCGTCGTCACGTCGGGCGCGATCGCGCAGCCGATGCTGGCGAGGGTGAAGAGGGCGGTGCCGGTGAGGAGGATGCGGCGGCGGCCCGCGCCGTCGCTGATCGGCCCGATCACCAGCTGGCCGACCGCGAACGCGACGAGGAAGGCGGTCAGCGTCAGCTGCACCGAGGCCGTGGAGGCGTCGAGGTCGGTCGCGATGGCCGGCAGTCCGGGGATGTAGAGGTCGGTCGCGAACGGCGAGATGCCGACGATGAGGGCGACGGTGAGGAGCGGTCCGCGGCGTCCGGTCCACGACGTGCGCGGGTCGGGGTCGGGATCCGGGTGCCGGGCGTCGTCGCTCATCCGTCCCGACAGTAGACCGGTTGCCGGTGGGAGGGCGGGCGGCGGACGGGAGGCCGGTCCCGCTCGCGTCGGGACCCCGCCGGTGGCGGGCTCGTCGCCTCCCCGGGGCGGGCCCGCCGACCCCGACCCCGACCGTGGGCACGGGCGGACGGGCCTATCCCCTGCCGTCGAACTCGCCGTTCAGGCGGTCGCGGAGAAGGAGGAGCTGGACGCGCTGGGCGCCCGGCACCTCCCCGCCGCTCAGGACCTCGTCGAGGACGCCGGCGTAGACGCCGCCCTCCTCGACGGTGAACACGATCTGATCCCGGGAGTCGCTCATCGTCCGAGCATGGTCCTGCTCGCGGACTCCGCGCGCGTCGATCGGGGACATCCGCCGTCTCGCGTGCCTCGGGATGCGGGACGTCCCGCGCACGGCGGAGCTCGCCGCGGACCGGGCCGAGGACCGGGCGGCGTCCGTCGTCATGCGCCGCCGGGCGGGGCGCCGCTCCGCACGACCACCGCCCGCCGATGCGCCTAGCCTCGGATCGGGGCGCGCCGCACCGTCGCGCCCACCGCATCCACGAGGAAGAGGAACGCGCATGACGACCTGGCTGATCACGGGATGCTCCACCGGACTCGGACGCGCCTTCGCGGAGGAGGCGCTGTCGCGCGGAGAGGACGTCGTCGTCACGGCCCGCGACGCCGCCAACGTGCAGGACCTCGCCGACCGCTTCCCCGAGCACGCCCTCGCGCTCGACCTCGACGTGACCGACCAGGCGCAGGTGTCGCTCGCGGTCGACGAGGCGACCGCCCGCTTCGGCGGCGTCGACGTGCTCGTCAACAACGCGGGCTACGGCTACCGTGCCGCCGTCGAGGAGGGCGACGACGAGGACGTCGCGCGCCTGTTCGACACCCACTTCCACGGCAGCGTCCGCATGATCAAGGCGGTGCTGCCCGGCATGCGCGAGCGCCGCAGCGGCACCATCGTGAACCTGTCGTCGATCGGCGCCGCCCGCACGGGCGCCGGATCCGGCTACTACGGCGCCGTGAAGGCCGCGATCGAGCAGATGACCATGGCGCTGCGCACCGAGCTCGCGCCGCTCGGGATCGTCGCGACGGTGGTCGCGCCCGGATCCTTCCGGACCGACTTCTCCGGCCGCTCGCTCACGCAGTCGTCCACGGTGATCGACGACTACGCCGAGACCGCCGGCAAGCGCCGCAAGGAGAACGACTCCACCGACGGCACGCAGCCCGGCGACCCGGCCGCGGGTGCGCGCGTGCTCGTCGACGCCGTCGCCTCCGGCCGCGCTCCCTACTACCTGCTGCTCGGCGCGGACGCGGTGGAGATCGTGACGGGCGCGCTCGACGACCTGCGCGCCGACGTCGACGCGTGGGCCGCGGAGAGCCGGTCGACGGGGTACGACGCCGGCTGACCGGATCAGGCGGCGGTCGCGGTCTCCTTCTCAGGCGCGGAGGACACGACCGCCGACGTCCCCTTCGGCTCGCGCGGGGCGCCGACGCCCATCACGCGGAAGCGCTTCGACGCGAGCAGGCGGCGGCGGATCCACCAGGTGATGCGCCCCGACGGCACGAACAGCTGCGACTTGAGCGCCGCCGTGCGCTGGTGCTTCACGACGAACGGCCGCATCTCCGCCTCGAACGCGGTGAGGGCGGCCTCCATGTCGTCCGGATGCGCGGCCAGCGCGTCGCCGAGCGCCGCCCCGCCGAGGAGGCCGGAGGTCGCGCCCATGCCCGAGAAGAGAGTGAGGCACCAGGCGGCGTCGCCGATGACGACGACGCGTCCGCGGTGCCAGGACGGCAGGCGGATCTGCTCCACCGAGTCGAACAGGGTGGCGTCCGCCGCGTCGAGCTCGCGGAGCGCGTCCTCGACGACGCCGCCCGCGGACAGGCCCGCGAAGGCGCGGCGCATGGCGTCGGCGGCGGATCCCCGGAGGTCCTTCCCGGCCTTGCGCGTGCGGTAGCTCATCATCACGGTGGGCGTGGTGCCGGCGAGGGCGAAGACCCACATCGCGCGGCGCGGCTCGGAGACGATGACGCTCTCGTGCTCGGCGAACCCGGGCATCTGGCCGCGGGCCTGGAACGCGCAGACCACGGCGGGCATGGGCTTCACGGAGCGGCGCTCGGGATCCAGCACCAGCGTGCGCACGGCCGAGCGCACGCCGTCGGCGCCGACGACGAGGTCGAACGACTCGCGGTGCGTCTCCCCGGTCGCGACCGTGCGCAGGGTGACGTGCGCGGCGTCGGCGTCCTGGTCGATCGCCACGGGCTCGAGGCCGAAGCGCACCCCGATGCGGTCGCCCATGCGCGTCCACAGCGCCGCCTCGATGTCGCTGCGGAGCACGGCCTCGGGGGCGCCGGGCTGGTCGGCGAGGCCGGGGCCGGGGCGGCGCGATCCGTCGGCGTCGAGCTGGAGCGTGACGCGGTCGGGCCGGTCGCGGGATCCGATGTCGTCCCGCACCCCCAGGCGCTCGGCTGCGACGACCCCCTCGGCGAACATGCCGACCATGTAGCCGGCCATCCGCCGCGACGGCTTCCGCTCCACGATCACCGGCTCCCAACCGGCCTCCTCCAGGCGGATCGCGGCGGACATGCCCGCGACGCCTGCACCGACGATCAGGGCCCTCGGACGCTCTGCCATGTGCTCCCCCTCTTTGCCCGCCAATCTATCGACGGAGGGCCGCCCACGACGAGGGTGGGGGCGCGGGCGACGCATCGGATGCACCGGCCTGTTGCCTTCCGGCGATGAGCCGCGCTAGGGTGACGGCAAGACAAAATACGTATTACCAGTCGGGTGCGACGACGCATCCGAGCTTCGTGACGACCGGACGGGATCCGCGGCATGCTCACCATCCAGGCGGACGTGGCCATCATCGGCGGCGGCCTCGGCGGGGTCGCCGCGGCCATCGCGGTCGCCCGCAACGGCCTCACCGCGGTGCTCACGGAGCAGTACGCCTGGCTCGGCGGCCAGCTGACCTCGCAGGGCGTCCCGCCCGACGAGCACACCTGGGTAGAGCAGTTCGGCGTGACGGCGGACTACCGCCGGCTTCGGGGCGGCATCCGCTCCTACTACCGGCGCCACTACCCGCTCACGGCGGAGGCGATGCGCGACCCGCACCTCAACCCCGGCCGCGGCCTCGTCAGCCGGCTGTGCGCCGAGCCGCGCGTCGCCGCCGCCGTGATCGAGGAGATGCTGGCGCCGTTCCGGGCGGCGGGCAGCATCCGCGTCGTGACGGGCGTCGCGCCCTTCGCGGTCGACGGCGGGCCCGGGCGGATCGAGCGCGTGCTGCTGCGCGACGCCGCGTCGGGCGAGGAGCTCGCGGTCACCGGCAGCTACGTCGTCGACGCGACCGAGACGGGGGAGCTGCTGCCCCTGGCGGAGATCGACCACGTCATCGGCGCGGAGGCGCACGACGACCACGGCGAACCGAGCGCCCCCGCGGTCGCCGACCCGGGCAACGTCCAGGCGATCACGTGGTGCTTCGGGTTCGACAGCGCCGAGGGCGACCACACCATCGAGCGACCCTCCGACTACGACTACTGGCGCGAGTACGAGGTGCCGTTCTGGGGCGACCGCCTGCTGTCGTTCACGGCCCCGAACCCGCGCACGCTGCGTCCCGAGACGCGCACCATGCACGTCAACGCGATCGGCGACACGCGCACGGCCGACCAGCGCGCGCAGGGAGGCGACACCGACCTCTGGATGTTCCGCCGCATGCTCGCCACCGAGAGCCTCGTGCCGGGCGCGCTCGCGAGCGACATCGTGCTCGCCAACTGGCCGATGCTCGACTACCTCGACGGCTCGATCCTCGACTCGCCGGAGCCGGAGCGGCACCTCGCCGGCGCGCGCTCGCTCTCCCTCTCCTACTTCCACTGGCTGCAGACCGAGGCGCCGCGGCCCGACGGCGGGCGCGGCTGGCCGGGGCTGCGGCTCCGCGGCGACGTGATGGGCACCCGGGACGGCCTCGCGCAGGCGCCCTACATCCGCGAGTCGCGGCGGATCCGCGCGCTCACCACCGTGCGCGAGCAGGACGTGTCCGTCGCGGCCCGCGGCACGGGCGCCCCGGCCCGCTTCGACGACTCCGTCGGCGTCGGGATGTACCGCATCGACCTCCATCCCACGACGTCCGGCGACAACTACCTCGACGTCGAGTGCGCGCCCTTCGAGATCCCGCTGGGCGCGCTCGTTCCCCGCACGGAGACCAACCTCCTGCCCGGCGGCAAGGACATCGGCACGACTCACATCACCAACGGCGCGTACCGGCTGCATCCCGTCGAGTGGAACATCGGCGAGGCGGTCGGCGAGCTGGCCGTCCTCGCCCTCGCGCTGGACGTGAGCCCGCGCGCGATCGCGACGGATCCGGCGCTCGTCACGCGCCTTCAGGACCGCCTCGTCGCACGCGGCATCGAGACCCACTGGCCCGACGTCGTCGGGTATTGACCGGGAACCACGAGAAAGAGAAGAGACGATGAGACCAGCGAAGAAGCTGATTGCCTCGCTCGCCGTCGGAGGAGTGCTGATCGCCCTGACGGGCTGCTCCAGCGGTGGCGGATCCGACGACGGCGCGCCCGTCGACCTGAGGATGTCCGTCTGGACGTCCGACGAGAACCAGCTCGCCCTGTTCAAGACCCTGGCGGACGACTACACGGCGAGCCACCCCGAGGTGAAGTCGGTCACGTTCGAGTCGCTGCCGTTCGCGGACTACAACTCCACGCTCACCACGCAGGCGGCCGGCGGCAACGCGCCCGACCTCGCGTGGGTCGGCGACATCGCCAAGGACCTCATCGATGCGGGCGCGCTCGCGCCGCTGACGGAGGACTTCCAGGGCACGGAGGGCTACGACTACGACGACATCCTCCCGAGCGTGACGAAGACGTTCTCGAAGGACGGCGAGCTCTACGCCTACCCGTTCTCGAACTCGCCGTTCGCGCTCTACGTGAACCAGGACCTCATCGCGCAGGCGGGCCAGACGGTCGACCCGGCGAACCTGACCTGGGAGGACGTCGACCGGATCGGCAAGGCCGTCCACGACTCCACGGGCAAGGCCGGATACGTCATCCGCGACTTCGACTTCTCCGGCTGGCTGAGCCTCGCGAACCTCTGGGCCGGATGGGGCGCGCAGCCCTGGGACGCCGCGGGCACGACGTGCACGATGGACAGCCCCGAGATGGTGGAGGCGTTCCAGTTCTTCCACGACTCCGTCTACGTCAGCGGCGCGACACCCGGCCCCGGAACCACGGCCGACTTCTTCGCGGGCGACGCGGCCTTCACGACCGCGCAGGTCTCCCGCGCGAGCCTCCTCGACGGGTCGTTCGGCTCCGAGATCTACCCGCTGCCGAAGGGCCCGGCCGGCGAGTACGGCAACATCGGCCAGGCCGGCATGGCGGTGTTCCAGGGCGGCGACCACGTCGAGCAGGCGACCGACTTCCTCGCGTACATGACGAATCCCGAGAACTCCGCGAAGCTCGCGCAGTTCTTCCCGCCGCCCCGCCAGTCGCTGCTCTCCGGCGAGGAGCTCGCCAAGGTCAACACGAAGCTCTCCGCGGAGCAGCTCGACCGCGTCGTGGTCGACGAGCTCGCCGACGTCTCCGCGACGCCGCCCGTCACGAGCCCCGCCGAGATCACCTCGACCGGCAAGACCGCGCTCGACCGCATGTGGTCGCCCGACGCGGACGTCGCCGAGGTCCTCGGCGGCGTGTGCGACGCGATCCAGCCCGTCCTGACGGGCCGGTGATCCGATGACCGCGAGCTCGACGCGCACCGGCGGCGCTCGGCGCACGGGCGCGTACTGGACGGTGAGCCGCCGGGACGCCCTGGCCGGCTGGCTGTTCATCGCGCCCCAGCTGATCGGCGTCATCGCCTTCGTGCTGGTGCCCGTCGGGCTCGCGGTCTGGTTCAGCCTCAACGAGTGGAACGTCTTCACAGGGCGCATGACGTTCGTGGGCGGCGACAACTACGAGCGGGCGGCGACGGATCCGCAGATCGGCGCCGTCCTCGGATCCACCGCGATCTTCTCCGGCGGCGTGGTCGTGCTCAACCTGTCGCTGGGGCTCGCGCTCGCGGTCGTGCTCAACCGGCGGATCCCGGGCGGCGCGGTGTTCCGCACGCTCTTCTTCTCGCCCGTCGTGATCTCGGTGGTGGCGTGGACGCTCGTCTGGGGCTTCCTGCTCCAGGACAACGGCGCGATCAACGGCCTCCTCTCGCTCGTGGGCGTCGACGGCCCCAACTGGCTCCGCGAGGGGCCGACCGCGATGGCCAGCGTCATCGTGACGCAGGTGATCCGCAGCGTCGGCGTCAACATGGTGCTGTTCCTCGCCGCGCTGCAGGGCGTGCCGGGCGACCTCTACGAGGCGGCGCGGCTCGACGGTGCGAGCCCGCGGTCGATCTTCTTCCGCATCACGCTCCCGCTCATCTCGCCGACGCTGCTGCTCACCGGGATCCTCACGATCGTCGGCTCGCTGCAGGCGTTCGCGCAGATCGCGGTGCTCACCGAGGGCGGCCCCGAGCTGTCCACGACGGTGCTCGTCTACTACGTGTTCCAGCAGGCGTTCGAGTTCAGCGACATCGGCTACGGCGCGACGCTCTCGCTGATGCTGCTCGCCTTCGTCCTCATCCTCACGGTCGTGCAGTGGCAGCTGCGCAGGAAATGGGTCTTCTATGAGAACTGACGCCGTCGTGCAGCGGGAGACCCCGCTCACCCCGCGACTCGAGGCCGTCCCGCCGGCACCCGCGCGCCGACGCCGCCGGAAGGGCCGGAGTCCGGTGCTGACCACGCTCCTCATCGTCGTCCTCGTCCTGCTGGTCATCCCGTTCGCGATCCCGACCTTCTGGATGATCGCGTCGTCGTTCAAGCCGATCAACGAGATCTTCCAGAACCCGCCGACCCTGCTGCCGGACTCGCCGAGCCTCGACGGCTACGCGGAGGCGTTCCGGTTCCAGCCGTTCGCCCTGCAGTACTGGAACAGCCTCTACATCGCGGTCACGGTGACCGCGGTGACGATGGTGGTCTCGAGCCTCGCCGGGTACGCGTTCGCGCGGATCCCGTTCCCGGGCCGCAACGCCGTGTTCCTGGTCGTGCTGACCGGGCTGCTCGTGCCGACCGAGGTCACGATCATCCCGCTGTTCCAGATCTTCCGGTCGGTGGGCGCCATCGACACGCACCTGCCGCTGCTGCTCGTGCCGGCGGTCGGGGCGCCCGCGGTGCTCGGCACCTTCATCATGCGGCAGTACTTCATCGCGATGCCGGTGGAGCTGGAGGAGGCGGCCCGGCTCGACGGCCTGGGGCGCTTCGGCATCTGGCGGCGGATCTTCATGCCGCTGGCCCGCCCGGCCCTCTCGGCCGTGGCGATCCTCACCTTCCTCGGCTCGTGGAACATGTACCTCGAGCCGACCGTCTACCTCACGTCGCCGCGGCTGTTCACGCTGCCGCAGGCCCTCACGCGCTTCACCGACGTCTACGGTGGCGAGATGTGGAACGTGCAGCTGGCCGCGGCCGCCATGACCGTCGTGCCCGTGCTGGCGGTGTTCCTCGTCGCGCAGCGGCAGTTCGTGGAGGGGCTGGCGCACTCGGGCCTGAAGGGCTGATCCGCGTGCGCACCGACCTGGCCCTCGACGCGCTGCGGTCCTTCCGCTCCGCGCTCGTCGAGCCCGACGACTTCGACGCGTTCTGGCGCCGGACCCTCGACGCGGCGGCCGACGGCGCGCCGCCCGTGACCGCCACCGAGGTCGACGCCGGGCTGCCGCTGGTCCGGGTGCGCGACGTGCGGTTCCCGGGCTTCGGCGGCGAGCCCGTCGCGGCCTGGCTCGTGACGCCCGCCAGCGCGGATCCGGCGGCGCCGCTGCCTGTCGTCGTCGAGTACCCGGGCTACGGCAGCGGGCGCGGCACCCCGATCGAGCACCTCTGGGTGGCGGCCGCGGGCTGGGCGCACCTCGTGGTGGACGCGCGCGGCCAGGGCGCTGGCCGCCTCTCCCGCGTGGGCGTGACGCCGGACCCCCATGGGGCCGGGCCCGCGTACCCGGGCGTCGCCACGCGCGGCATCGAGGCGCCCGAGACCTACTACTACCGCCGGCTCATCGCCGACGCCGTGCGCGCGGTCGACGCGGTGGCCGAGCTGCCGGGCCTCGATCCCGCGCGGATCGCCGTGTTCGGCGGCAGCCAGGGCGGCGCGCTCGCGACGGCCGCGGCCGCCCTGCGCCCCGACGTGCGCGGCGCCGTCGCGCTGGTGCCGTTCCTGTCGGACGCGTTCCGCGCCAGCTCCCTCACGGACGAGGCGCCGTACGTCGAGATCGCGCGGTACCTCGCGACGCAGCGGCACCGGGTCGCCGACGTGGAGCGGACGCTGTCGTACGTCGACGGGGTGGCGTTCTCGCGGCGGGTGCGCACGCGGATCCACCGCACGGTCGGCCTGATGGATGCCATCTGCCCGCCCTCCACCGTCTTCGCGGCGCACAATGCGTCGGGCGGCGACGCGAGCATCGACGTCTGGCCGTACAACGGGCACGAGGGCGGCGGGGTGGAGGACCGGGTGCGGGCGCTCGAGGCGCTCCGGCCGGTGCTCGCGGCGCGGGGCTGACGGGACGGGCGGATGACCGGCCCGCTCACCGGGCCGGCCGCCGGATCAGCGCGACAGCCGCAGGGTCACGATCTCGAACGGGCGGAACGCGATCCGCGCGGTGCCGCCCGTCCCGTCCACGGCCGCGTCGATGCGCACCTGCTCCGCCGCGCGCTCCATCATGTCGGTCCGGGCGATGCCCGTCACCGGGAAGTCCGCGTGCACGGCCGCGTCGACCCGCCGGCCGAGCGACTCGTAGAGCCGCACGACGACGTCGCCCGAGCCGTCGTCGGCCGCCTTCACCGCCTCGACCACGACCGACGGGTCGTCGACGACGACGAGCGGCGCGACGGCGCATCCGCCTGTCAGCCGCCGCAGCGGCGTGTTCAGCGCGAGCCCTGCCTCGACGGCGTCCGAGACCTCCGCGCCAACCACGAGCGAAACGGCCAGGCGGTGCCGGCCCTGGTCGGCGTCCGGATCCGGGAACACGGGCGCGCGCAGCAGCGAGAGTCGCACGGTGGTCGCTGGCTCGCCCGCCGCCGTGCGGTCGCGCGTGATGTCGTGGCCGTAGGTGGAGTCGTTGACGACGGCCACGCCGAAGCCCGGCTCGCCCACGTGCACCCAGCGGTGCGCGACTGTCTCGAAGCGCGCCGCGTCCCACGAGGTGTTGACGTGCGTCGGCCGGTGCACGTGGCCGAACTGGATCTCCGAGGTCGCCCGGTCCGACAGCAGGTCGAGCGGGAACGCCAGCTTCAGGAGCTTCCGCCGCTCGTGCCAGTCGACGTCGAGCACGAGGTCGACAGCGGCGCGGCCGACGGGGAGCGAGATCGTCTGCTCGATCGTCGATCCGCCCGCGCGCCGCACCACGAGGAGCGCGGGGAGCGTGCTGCCGAGGGCGTCGCGGACGGTCGTCGGTCGGATCTCCTCCACGCCCACGAGGTCCTCGACGTTCCGTCGGTAGTGGTCGTCGATGTCCCAGGCGTCCCATTTGGTGGGCGTGTCCCGGTGCAGCTGCAGGAGGCCCGCCGCGGCCCCGGCGGGGACGACCTCCCGGCCCGAGGCGAGGTGCAGCACCGACTCGAGCAGGCCGCTCGCGCCGACGCGCACGCGGACGTGCCCGTTGTCGAGCACGTGCCCGCCGTCCCGCGCCTCGAGCCGCGGGATCCCCTCGGTAGCGGGCGGGGGAGCGGGCACCGCCCCGAGCGCCGGGATCCCGCGCACGGGGAACGGCGACGGGTTGGCCACCAGCTCCGCCCGCCCGCCGCCGCTCGCGGCCTGGACGGCCTCGGCGACCATCGTCCCGATCCGCTCGGCGATGCGCGCGTACCGCTCCTCGGCCTCGTGGTGCACCCAGGCGATCGAGGTGCCCGGCAGGATGTCGTGGAACTGCTGCAGGAGCACCGTCCGCCACATCTCCCGCAGCTCGTCCGTCGGGTACGCGGCGCCGGCGCGGACCATCGCGGTCGTCGCCCACAGCTCCAGCTCCCGCAGCAGGTGCTCGCTCCGCCGGTTGCCCTGCTTCGTGCGCGCCTGTGACGTGTAGGTGCCGCGGTGGAACTCGAGGTAGAGCTCGCCGGACCACGTGGGCGCGTCCGGGTACTCGGCCTCGGCCTCCTCGAAGAAGCGTCGCGGCGTCGACAGCTCCACGGTGGGGGATCCCTCGAGGCTCTGCGTGCGGCGGGCCGCGGCGATCATCTCCCGGTTCGGCCCACCGCCGCCGTCGCCGTAGCCGAACGGCACGAGCGACATGGTCGCGTCGCCCTTCTCCGCGAACTGGCGCTCGGCGCGCGCGAGATCCTCGCCGGAGAGGTCGGAGTTATAGAGGTCCACGGGCGGGAAGTGCGTGAAGACCCGGGTGCCGTCGATGCCCTCCCACCAGAAGGTGTGGTGCGGCATGGTGTTCGTCTCGTTCCACGAGATCTTCTGCGTGAGGAACCAGCGCGCGCCCGCGCCCGCGATGATCTGGGGGAGGGCCGCCGAGTAGCCGAACGAGTCGGGGAGCCACACCTCCTCGGTGTCGATCCCGAACTCGTCGAGGAAGAAGCGCTTGCCCTCGAGCAGCTGTCGCACGAGCGCCTCGCCGCCCGGCATGTTCGTGTCCGACTCCACCCACATGCCGCCGACGGGCACGAACCGACCGGCCGCCACGTGCCCGCGGACGCGCTCGAACAGGTCCGGGTGGTCGCGCTTCAGCCACGCGTACTGCTGCGCCGAGGAGGCCGCGAAGACGAAGCCCTCCTCGCGCTCGATCAGGTCGCAGACGTTCGAGAACGTGCGTGCCACCTTGCGGGCCGTCTCGCGCGCGGGCCACAGCCAGGCGGAGTCGATGTGGGCGTGGCCGACCGCGTGCAGGCGGTGGGCGCTCGCCGAGGCGGGCCGCGCGAGCACGTCCGCGAGGGCCGCCCGACCGGATCCGGCGGTGCCCGCCACGTCGTCCGGGTCCACCGCGTCCACGCAGCGGTCGAGCGCGCGCACAATCTCGGCGCGCCGCTGGCTGGAGGCGGGGAGCTGCCCGGCGAGGCCGACCAGCGCGGAGAGGTCCTGCTCCAGCTCCCACACCTGCCGGTCGAGGAGGCCGAGCTCGAGGCGGCGGAGGCGGTAGAGCGGATCCGCGGCGGGGGCGCCCTCCGCGGGCCGGCCGCCGAGCGCCGTGGGGGTGAACGACCAGTCGCCGGTGATGTTCGGGTTCGCCGCCGCCTCGATGTAGAGGTCGACCGCCCGGTCGCCCGGCGCGACCCCGGGCACGCGGTCGAGCGGGACCGCCTGGTTGAACGGCTCGACGGCCTTGACGATCGCGCCCGTCGGCGTGAAGACGAGGCCCTCCGCCTCGAAGCCCGACTGGGCGCCGGTGTAGCCGAGGTCGACGACGAGCTCGGGCTCCAGGCCGTCCACGCCGATCCACCCCTCCGGCACCTCGCCGCGCACGTGGAACCAGACGGTGCCCCACGGCCGGCCCCACCGGTCGCCGATCGCGGTGGGCGCGTACGCGGCGTCGCGCGCGTCGGCGAACGGCACGGGCTCGCCGGGCGCCTCCCACGACTCGATGGCCAGGGGCGCGGCCGCCCGGTGGATGGCCGGCCGCACGCTCTCGCTCCGGAAGCGGGCGACCCGGGCCTCGATGCGTGCGCTGTCCTGGTGCATGTGTCCTCGCTGGTCGTTCGGGTGGGATGGGGAGATGGTGTCGGGGCGGGCGGCGGATCCGGCGTCAGGACGCCATGACCACGCGATGCCCGTCGGGGAAGACCGCGACCTTCCGCCAGGCGTCGTCCGCGAGCTCCCAGCCCTCGTTGACCTGGCCGGCCGCCGGCGTGGGGATGCTGCGCGGCGCGCGGGCCACGGTCGTGTAGCCGGCCGCGCGCTCCACGCGCGTGCTGCCGAGCTCGAAGGACGTGAGCCGTCCACCGTCCTCGATGAGCGCGGACTCGTCGACCTGGTCCTCGCCGCGCTCGATGAACGGGTTCACGAGGCGCGTCTGGAGGGCGTCCGCGCCCAGCACGATCGCCCGCTGCCGGGGGAAGCGGTCGAGGCTCAGCCCGAAGAAGCCGCCTATCACGGTGAGGTTCCGCACCTCCGAGGTCGGCCCGCCGCCGCGGAGGCCGACGCCCAGGCAGTCGGCGCCCGACGTGGGGAAGAAGTTCGGGTTGATCATGAGGTGGCTCGTGCCCGCCTCGATGAGCACCTCCCAGCCGTCCCGTGACCCCTCCGACCGGAAGTTCACCGTGGTGAGTCCCGAGTTGACGGACTTCAGGTTGGCGTTGCGGATCGACCGCAGGCCCACCGTGCCGCCGATGGACTGGCAGTCGAGGAGGGTCATGTTCGTCGGCGCCAGGAGGAAGCCGCCGGCGCCGGGGTTGATCGCCTCGACGTTCGTCATCGACCCGCCGATGGACGCCTGCCCCGAGTCCTCCACGCCCCAGCCGCCGGGGGAGACGATCTTGATCTTGTTCCACGAGTTCGCGTAGGAGTACTCGTCGTCGACGCCGGAGACGAAGGTGGCGCGCTCGCGGAAGACGCCCGAGCGGCCGGTGCGCTGGATCCAGAGGTTCCGGAACTCGCAGTTCACCGCCGAGCGGATGTAGAGGCCGTGCCCGCCGGTCGCCGTGCCGGTGAGCTCCATGTCGCCGATGACGACGCCGGTCGCCTTGTTGTTGTTGGCCGGGCCCGCGGCGTCGCCGGTCTGGCCGGAGACGGTGAGGATGTCGCGGGTCGAGCCCGCGATCTGCACGACGCGCGTCTGCCGCATCCCGGCGCCCGTGATCTTCGGCCCCGGGTACCCGTACGGGGCGCCGTTCTCGGGCTGCACGGGTCGGCCGCGGTAGTCGACGGACATCCCGGTCACGCGGATCTCGCCCGCGGGCAGCGCCACCTCGCCGCCGGGCGCGGTCATCGCCTTGTCTATCGCCGCCTGCACGGCGCGC
It encodes the following:
- a CDS encoding ABC transporter substrate-binding protein, producing the protein MRPAKKLIASLAVGGVLIALTGCSSGGGSDDGAPVDLRMSVWTSDENQLALFKTLADDYTASHPEVKSVTFESLPFADYNSTLTTQAAGGNAPDLAWVGDIAKDLIDAGALAPLTEDFQGTEGYDYDDILPSVTKTFSKDGELYAYPFSNSPFALYVNQDLIAQAGQTVDPANLTWEDVDRIGKAVHDSTGKAGYVIRDFDFSGWLSLANLWAGWGAQPWDAAGTTCTMDSPEMVEAFQFFHDSVYVSGATPGPGTTADFFAGDAAFTTAQVSRASLLDGSFGSEIYPLPKGPAGEYGNIGQAGMAVFQGGDHVEQATDFLAYMTNPENSAKLAQFFPPPRQSLLSGEELAKVNTKLSAEQLDRVVVDELADVSATPPVTSPAEITSTGKTALDRMWSPDADVAEVLGGVCDAIQPVLTGR
- a CDS encoding carbohydrate ABC transporter permease, which codes for MTASSTRTGGARRTGAYWTVSRRDALAGWLFIAPQLIGVIAFVLVPVGLAVWFSLNEWNVFTGRMTFVGGDNYERAATDPQIGAVLGSTAIFSGGVVVLNLSLGLALAVVLNRRIPGGAVFRTLFFSPVVISVVAWTLVWGFLLQDNGAINGLLSLVGVDGPNWLREGPTAMASVIVTQVIRSVGVNMVLFLAALQGVPGDLYEAARLDGASPRSIFFRITLPLISPTLLLTGILTIVGSLQAFAQIAVLTEGGPELSTTVLVYYVFQQAFEFSDIGYGATLSLMLLAFVLILTVVQWQLRRKWVFYEN
- a CDS encoding carbohydrate ABC transporter permease; the protein is MRTDAVVQRETPLTPRLEAVPPAPARRRRRKGRSPVLTTLLIVVLVLLVIPFAIPTFWMIASSFKPINEIFQNPPTLLPDSPSLDGYAEAFRFQPFALQYWNSLYIAVTVTAVTMVVSSLAGYAFARIPFPGRNAVFLVVLTGLLVPTEVTIIPLFQIFRSVGAIDTHLPLLLVPAVGAPAVLGTFIMRQYFIAMPVELEEAARLDGLGRFGIWRRIFMPLARPALSAVAILTFLGSWNMYLEPTVYLTSPRLFTLPQALTRFTDVYGGEMWNVQLAAAAMTVVPVLAVFLVAQRQFVEGLAHSGLKG
- a CDS encoding acetylxylan esterase is translated as MRTDLALDALRSFRSALVEPDDFDAFWRRTLDAAADGAPPVTATEVDAGLPLVRVRDVRFPGFGGEPVAAWLVTPASADPAAPLPVVVEYPGYGSGRGTPIEHLWVAAAGWAHLVVDARGQGAGRLSRVGVTPDPHGAGPAYPGVATRGIEAPETYYYRRLIADAVRAVDAVAELPGLDPARIAVFGGSQGGALATAAAALRPDVRGAVALVPFLSDAFRASSLTDEAPYVEIARYLATQRHRVADVERTLSYVDGVAFSRRVRTRIHRTVGLMDAICPPSTVFAAHNASGGDASIDVWPYNGHEGGGVEDRVRALEALRPVLAARG